TTCACATACTTATTcactctctttcttctttttgtttagtCCAATGAACccctcttttctttatttattttaagataattttttgaaagtgtTCAAATTAGATAGATTTTGCAATTGATAAATGAACTGGTatctaattttaagaaatatcgTTTTTTTATGGAATCTTCCAATTGATTGACTAGCTTGCTTTGAAGTTAGAACTCTACTTATGTGCTAGGCCAATTAAACTCAAAACGGTTTTCTGTATATTGTTTGGATCAGTACACACAGACGCACTATCTGTCTAATAAGGAAGGAAGTGATTGACTGTTTGAACTAGAAACACGTCTAGGCTATACCAGCTAAGAAAGTAAGAATATGAAAGATTTACCTGTGATTTGTGCAGATTGGTGTAGCTAATAAAGTGATAATACCTGCAATGGCAGCTGTGAAGTTTCCTGATCTTGAAGTCAGCTTCTCGGATGGTAAAACAATGAAGCTTCNTATCCGTGTTTCTGATCTTGCAGTTGGTTCTGATAAATCTTCTGTCCCCAAGGCATCTTTGGTTTGTCTTTCATTTCGAGCAAGCTCCCAGGTAATGGATTATGGTAATGTTTTGTGATTATGTAATTTCTATTGTGTACAGTCCACACTATTACGTTGCCTGCTTATTCGAGTGCAGGCAACACCAACCATTTATGTCATACACTGCTTCTGGTTTACACCCTTTCCACTGCCCTAGGTGCGTTAAATGCCAATCCAACTCTTACTGGTCATTGGCATTCAATGTGTTTTGACATTTCTTCAAACAAAGCCCTAATGGTTGACATTTAATGGTAGCATTTGTTGTAGTCTTATTCTATTTGATTGAAAGCTGAACAATGTCTTCTATTACTTGTCCCTGTAAAAGGGAATTTAAATGTCCTTGGacacaagaagaaaataatagagTAAAGATATCGTAAAGAAAAGATACTTTCTTTACTCTTACCGGCCTATGTTTGCATTTCAGCCTTAAGAATCCTTGTCTTTTTTATGACAAATCTCATTTATTCCTGCAATCTTGACATGACCTGCTGCAATGAATTTGCAACTCTAAGAAgtacattttacacattttattcTGAGTACAAGTGATGAAGGAACTAGATATCATGCTTGTTGTATTGTTTGGTATGTTTGTCAGTAACCATATTTTTGGCTTAATTTGGTCTACTGTTGCTGCAGTAAATTCATTTTTGTATATCTTTGACAGGAAATGATCAACTCTTGGAGTGAACCTTTTCTTGAAGCATTTAGAAAATCAAAAGGTGTTCATTTATACCAGGTAATTTATCTGTTTCTTTCAGGTTTATgccttttgttttttatcatgATATATTTAGTCGTATATGACAGCACTTAAAtggtaaagaaaaagatgacaaGACAAGTTATGCATTCGccttttttaaatgtgtttgtcACAAGGTATTGGTGGTATATATAAAAATGCTTAGAAGGTTATCATGGAATTTGAAAATTCTACTTGATTTTCTGAAGTTTTTCCGTTTTATGCCACTATTTGTCTAAGATGAAAATCCTTAACTTAGCTTCTTGAAGAGAGTTTCTCAATCAATCACTTCCTCTGTTGATCCTAACGTTTACGAACTTGGTTTTTCATTGAAAAGTCACAGAAAAAGACCAGGTAAAGAAAACTCTATAAGTTATTGCTAATTTTATCACTAGGGCAGTATAATGGTGGAGGTTGGAGTGGCGTGGAGTAGCCTCTGGCCATCATTTCATACCTGTACTAGAGTTTTTTATGTATCAGGGGTTGCGGCTGCTAATTGCAGCGACCATCCAGGAATCACGGCCCATCTTGGTCGCTGTGGCTGGCAGAGGGTAATTCCCCTCTTTATTCCTGAACCAACTTTTTGGGATTTTCAGTCTTCATTTGAAATATAGACGTAGGGTGCAAGATTTGTTCTTTCCGTCATTAGGATGAACACAAGAAAGACCAAAATACAGCACAATGTTTTCTTTCCAACTCTGTTCTGGGGACTGTTCTGGTCTTTCTCTCTATTCTCCCACAGGTCTCTTTGTTCTCTATCTTCCACAGGTCTTTCATTTCgtctttgttttctgttctgatttttttttttttttgtttaacatctttattttttttaagtttttatatgcTGTGGTGTAAATTATTTAAGCTATATCTGAACTTTATCAGTCATTCTGAGTTGCCGAAGGTCAGCGGTTTTTGCCAGCTGTGTTTATTACTTATGTAGCACAAAAATGTAAACTGTTAAGAATATATACTGTTTAGAAGACtcaaaatgttaatatatatgtatgacctatccaatttttatattgaaattataataaatactgTGAATGCTTTGCCAATTGCATTTATGTACGGGTTGATTCCAATTCTGTATTAGAAAGTGAATTTTGAACCTAATTTAGTTACGAAATTGACTTGTAAGGTGGTCTGTGTACCCATGAGTAGATactataattttgaatatttttagtcCATACTAGCAATCTCTACCATGAAGTTATATCGTGTTTCCTGTCAGGTATCATTTATAGATTCGTGGCTTTTGTGTCGGCCTCCTATAAAACGTTTCCTTCTCTGGACAATGAAGAAGCCTAATAATCATGAAAGCAAAGATACACTTGAGAAGCATATGGTCTACTCATTCGGTGACCACTATTATTTCAGAAAAGAACTTCAGATATTGAATCTTCTAACAGGGTTAAAAGCTATTTGATATTCTATCATTTTTTAGCCAGTGAAATTATTAGCTATAAATAAAACTGTTTTTAACATTCCTACCTCACAGGTATATCTTTCTACTTGATAATTTCGGTAGAGTAAGATGGCAAGGCTTTGGGTTGgcaaaagaagatgaaatatCTTCTCTTCATTCTTGCACATCACTTCTTCTGGATGAGAAATGAGGTTAGGGCTAGTTTAATCTGTTTTTATGACTGGTTTCAGTTTGGTAAAACTATTattgaaacatttattttcactcCCCATCCCTgtttgttctattttatttgttcaTTGTTTCTTTGTGCGAGAGCTTACAATGATTTTATGCATGTGCAGATACTGAGTATGATGGATATGAATGAGTCGTGCAATTTTAACTAGTGACATTTGCGGGGACTGGAAATTGTAACCCAAGGCGTGATGATAAATAGAGtacattttttcaatatttcttgttccaattttctttttaatcataTATCGAAATTCGTTCAAATAAAAGCACACAAAAACTTACAAATTCGTTCCACTATTAAATGTTTGTTACTTGAATTTACCGATTATACACCTCGTGGAGAGCAAAGACTGAGCAATGACTTCGACTGTGATTTGTTATGAAATTCAACCGTTATTGAAAAGAATGGGGAATAGACTAAACGCCCGACTGTGTCAATTATAGAGTAGAGACTTGAATTGAAAGAGGGCAGACTTTAACCATTCTCAACTGTCTGACACCTGATAGATTAATCCAGAAACAGAAAGATATTGTAACATCCCCTGCATAACTCCATTCCATTCTATGTATCTCCTCATCGTAACATTTCATTCAAACTCCTTTATGTTGAGCAGTATCCGCATTTGAGATGTctacactttttatttattttcaaaaattgctaTAACATAACAATCTTAATCTTTGAAGAATCAAACCTCCAGAATGTAAGAATGAGGAAGGTATTTTTGTTgcacaaaagagaaaaaaaaaataacaattttccAACCGCAAATGACTatcattttcaattcatttggaaagaaaattaagcatctaaattttaataaacaagaaaattattatgcaaattacaatgaaaaaaaatactggATTTTAT
Above is a genomic segment from Vigna radiata var. radiata cultivar VC1973A chromosome 10, Vradiata_ver6, whole genome shotgun sequence containing:
- the LOC106774570 gene encoding uncharacterized protein LOC106774570, with amino-acid sequence MVGLKRMIRRRSSLRDYVVGFVAEKVHCHCPLPSQHLARLTPKRFLDLHQFVNKKAIEEERARLGDEMKRGYFADMAEFKQHGGKIGVANKVIIPAMAAVKFPDLEVSFSDGKTMKLXIRVSDLAVGSDKSSVPKASLVCLSFRASSQEMINSWSEPFLEAFRKSKGVHLYQVSFIDSWLLCRPPIKRFLLWTMKKPNNHESKDTLEKHMVYSFGDHYYFRKELQILNLLTGYIFLLDNFGRVRWQGFGLAKEDEISSLHSCTSLLLDEK